In a single window of the Bactrocera dorsalis isolate Fly_Bdor chromosome 2, ASM2337382v1, whole genome shotgun sequence genome:
- the LOC105226752 gene encoding 26S proteasome non-ATPase regulatory subunit 13, giving the protein MAAPTVNVSAYLATQKKTTNRELANEWTTIEDLYNEKLWNELTILLTRFVRNPALQDEDALLQLYQNFIATFEMKINPYGLVQILEVVVEHISDKKEAVEFLDKLKDKVNICDEAVWYIKVMQGNIYLTNLNDLDATKKIIEELREVLEEAGNVTPVHGKFYMLASQYYRRVGKHSDYYRCGLQFLGCSMDDYPKDQWAQQAFFLGLAALLGDGIYNIGELLAHPILESLKGTDNEWLVELLKAFNTGNIPKFNEMKKIWSKIPDLAAQEVKLRQKISLLCLMEMTFQRSATQRSISFEEIAKETTLPQKEVELLIMKALAQDLVRGEIDQVAGVVNMSWVQPRVLGRKQIAGMATTLDHWMASITSMEKLMETRAAEILTN; this is encoded by the exons atgGCAGCGCCTACAGTAAATGTATCTGCTTATTTAGCAACacagaagaaaacaacaaacagaGAACTTGCGAATGAGTGGACCACTATCGAGGATTTGTACAATGAGAA GTTGTGGAACGAATTGACCATATTGCTTACGCGTTTTGTTCGAAATCCTGCCCTTCAAGATGAAGATGCGCTGTTGCAGTTGTACCAGAACTTCATTGCTACATTCGAAATGAA aataaATCCATACGGACTGGTACAAATACTGGAAGTCGTTGTGGAACATATTTCAGATAAGAAGGAAGCTGTAGAGTTCTTGGATAAACTGAAGGATAAAGTTAATATATGCGATGAGGCGGTGTGGTATATTAAG GTGATGCAaggtaatatttatttaactaaccTTAACGATTTGGATGCCacgaaaaaaatcattgaagAGCTGCGTGAAGTTTTGGAAGAGGCTGGCAATGTGACACCGGTTCATGGCAAGTTCTATATGCTCGCTTCTCAATACTACCGACGAGTGGGCAAACACAGTGACTACTACCGTTGTGGTTTACAATTTCTTGGTTGTTCTATGGATGATTATCCCAAAGACCAGTGGGCTCAACAAGCATTTTTCTTAGGCCTAGCAGCATTGCTTGGTGATGGCATTTATAATATCGGTGAATTG TTGGCTCATCCTATCCTAGAATCCTTAAAGGGCACAGATAACGAGTGGCTTGTTGAATTACTTAAAGCTTTCAATACAGGCAACATACcgaa ATTCAATGAGATGAAAAAGATTTGGTCTAAGATTCCTGACTTGGCTGCCCAAGAAGTTAAATTGCGACAAAAAATCTCACTTCTTTGTCTAATGGAAATGACTTTCCAACGTTCAGCCACTCAACGCTCAATATCATTTGAGGAAATCGCAAAAGAGACAACACTGCCACAGAAAGAAGTAGAATTACTGATAATGAAAGCACTAGCACAAGACCTGGTTCGCGGAGAAATAGATCAAGTTGCAGGTGTGGTGAATATGTCATGG GTGCAACCGCGTGTATTGGGCCGTAAACAAATAGCTGGAATGGCCACGACCTTAGACCATTGGATGGCGTCTATAACATCAATGGAGAAATTGATGGAAACGCGTGCCGCAGAAAtcttaacaaattaa